Genomic DNA from Prunus persica cultivar Lovell chromosome G1, Prunus_persica_NCBIv2, whole genome shotgun sequence:
ACTTTCAAGATTTATGTTATTAATTAGGCAAACAAGTTAAACTTAGAAGAGGCAATGGCAGAAACCAACCTTCACCAAAGCTAATCTTCTTGATGGTTCCAACACCTCCATCTCCTTCAACAATTTCAGCACTTTTCACTGATTGGGGAGCAATCTTGGGGATGAGGGTGTCAGCTTCAAGAACAAGGGCTTTGAACAATCTTGGTGGGGGGATGACTGAGGTGGACTCGTCTGAGTATGTGAAGACACCCATGGTGATGATTTTAGAGCTTAGAAAATGATCAAAGAAAGATTGAGATGTGAGGAAGCTAAGAGAATGTTTGATATTGGTGTGAGGAAGTGTGAGCACCAGAGGTGGTATTTATAGGTAAATGGGGAAAGGCCAGATTTGTAAAATGGCTTTCATTAATAAAGGAATTTAGACAAGTTTATAATTTTCCAATGGTTCTTGTCCatgtgaaaaggaaaatatgattttcaatGAAATACAGCAATATTTTAGTCAAGGAAATAAAGCTTCCAGTAGATGttgatttgaaaaattcaactaTTCCAACAGGATGAGGGTGTGCTAACTTAATAATATCTTGATTTCTAACAGGATGTTCTAAAATTAACTTGTCTGTCTAACAAGCAGAGTCTATTCTGAATGCACATGGACTCTTTTCATGATCAAATTCAAAGAAGCATTGCAAGCAACTCATAACTAAAACAACTTAAGAAGGATTAGTTACAtcctttatctctttttgttgACTAATCACATAGATATCTGCTTCAACTCTGCCTTGTGTATCATCATTAATTACATATTTTACCTCACTTAAGGATCCAACTGCAGAGATTATATAATAGTGTATTGTGATTGGCTCCCTATCCCTTTCCTAGACGTATCATGTCGTCTAATTTAGACTTTCCATGGCTTCTCTTTTCAAGTAATTTCCTTTACCAACCTTGCTGCTCTAATCAAGTTGAAGTCAAGTCTatactttatatttctttttcgtaAGTCAATGTCAAAATTGTAAAGTAAAGACCGCAATGTACACGTGGTTAAGCCGGTTGGTTCTGCCCTTTTCACTCGAGATGATACTCTTCTCATAAATTATAgtagtttaaattttaaaataataatatttataaataaaaaaagttgagaCCTTAGTTTGTTATATTTCGAAATTCTCTACCCTTTCCTTTGGTATTATAATTAAATGATTTTTGCTTTATTAATTGAGATTGATCAAATACAATACTACAATTTATCATAACCCCAAATGCAAGCCAAAGACTGCTCTGGCttgacagaagaaaaaagaatgtgAAAAGGACGTTAGATTTTTCAGTTGATTGAATGAGAATATTATTGAGTCAGCAAACTCAGCACACCAGAACATTCTATGAAAAAATTCCAGCTAGTTGTAATAAgttggaatttttaaaatcaacttGTAGAGGTGGCTTTGTTTGACTAAAATATTCACATGGGAAACAACCACTGAACTTTATATCCATTGGGCTCACTTTACACATCAGACTCTTCACCCTAAACCTATAAATACCACCTCCAGTGCTCATAGCTTCCAACATCAAGTAATACCTCGAatttcattcttattttttatcatTTCCTAAGCTCttaaatcatcatcatcatctatcATGGGTGTCTTCACATACGCAACCGAGTTCACCTCAGTCGTTCCTCCTGCTAGGTTGTTCAAAGCCCTTGTTCTGGATGCTGACAACCTAGTCCCAAAGATTGCTCCACAAGCAATTAAAAGTGCTGAAATTGTTGAAGGAGATGGAGGTGTTGGAACCATCAAGAAGACTAGCTTTGGTGAAGGTTTGTTTACTTCCCACCATTGTCTGTCTCTCTACTAATTAACTTGGTTTTCAAGTTAATATGTATCTTGAAAGCATTAGTGTAATAATTTCTAAAAAGATTGACATTAACCatcctgaaattttgaaattacagGAAGTGAATACAGCTACGTGAAGCACCAAGTTGACGCGCTTGACAAAGATAACTTTGTGTACAACTACAGTTTGATTGAAGGAGATGCTCTTTCAgacaaaatagagaaaatcTCTTACGAGATTAAGTTGGTGGCATCTGCAGATGGAGGTTCAGTAATAAAGAACACCAGCAGCTACCACACCAAAGGTGATGTTGAGATCAAGGAAGAGCATGTTAAGGCCGGCAAAGAGAAGGCCCATGCTTTGTTCAAGATTATTGAGACCTATCTTGTGGCCAACCCTGATGCCTACAACTAAAACCATCTATAGGTGCAACAGTCTTGTGTCctgttttctctgtttcttcagCAATGTGGCattcaattcttttttcttctttatcatTTGAATTGCACTTTTGGAGTTAAGATTGAAGAGTAATGTTGTACTTAATTTCAGtcccaataaataaataaaacataaatttcaGTACTTCTGTTTTCCCCTTTTGAGTAATTGTTACCAACTAACAGTAAactgtttttttaattcaaaactaACAATGACTGAGGAAGGCTAAGATTTTAAGTGAATCAATTTTCTTGACAACATGACGCTGGTGCAGTCATATCTTCACTTAAACGtgaaaaacccccaaaaaattTTTATACTGAAATGCTTTAAAATGAGGCTGAGCACAAGGGCGGACTCGGGAAATTTTATAGGTTGGACTAATATCTTTTAATGGGagatttaccttttttttttctttttaaaaacatgttTACATGGTTTTTTTGATAAGGGGTTTACATGGTTAATTGGCTATAGgctataggtttttttttttatatgcaaaGAAAATGAGTGGTAGCAACTATTcttcaattaataatttttaaattttatgagaGTACACATAGACGTAGGGAGTGTAGATACAATTGCACAATCACAAGCTACAAGCATTCAACAAAACCAAGAGACAACTAGACTATATAAAAGCAGACATGGTTAAGCCAGTTgtcaaaattgtaaaataaggATTTCTATGTAGGCTTATCTTTTGAGGTGCCATTTTTTGTGAAAATCCCACATAAAAAATCCACACTCCTATAAAGGTGTTTATAAACAAAGCCCTATGATGATTTGATAAGTGTGGTTAACATTGGAGAGTTGGGCTCATGGGCTTGGCTATAGGCTCGGctttgattaataataattatatcaaTCAAAGACTAGGGCCTTGGGGCTCTTGGGATcgggagaaatttaattaagacacctAAACGAAAATAAGTAATTTAATGggatacttttttttcttttaaatatttttcccCGATTTTCGTTTatcgataagagtagtttaaGACACCCAGAGTAATTACCCGTACAAAAAATACAcatatttttaacaaaagtttcaataagacacaaaTTAACGtgtatatagtatagccatgctcggttcattttaatttttttgtaaaactagtatagccggtcggctgtaCTCggtttttctgaattttttaaaatagtatacccgggcggctatactcgattattccctaattttttaaaaaaatagtatagccgggtggCTATATCTATTTTGACACATGGACGTCTGATCGCAAGGGGGTCCACTTTTTTTACGTGTAcaagtagtatagccgcacggctatactcgattttttttttcttaaaaaatagtatagcagaCCGGCCATACtcgcttttttcttttttaaaaaaaaaaatacctctCATGACAAAATATCGTGGGTAGAGGTCTATGCTGACAAAGGTTTGCCGGATTAGACACCTCCTGACGAAATTTGCCTATGTCGACGAAATATTGTCTGCAAAGATCTTCCAGCAAATTTCGCCGAGATAGACATTTGTCGACGAACTTTCGTACGCagagatttaaaaaataaataaataaaaacttagtatgtttaggttaattaattttttaaaattttatttttattaattaaatattatctttgcccaattattatttctttaatgaaTAATTGGTATTAAGTATTTTAATtgacttcatgaattatattactcaataaatagtaattcaaaGTTTCTATTTTTAGAGTATAATCGCGTGgttatactctttaaatataatttcatattgcaccaacaacaaaaataagggTTTCTATGTAGGCTTATCTTTTGAGGTGCCCTTTTTTGGTGAAaatcccacatcgaaaatTCACGCTCCTATAAAGGTGTTTATAAATAAAGCACTATGATGGTTTGGTAAGTGTGGTTAACATTGGAGAGTTGGGCTAATGGGCTTGGCTTTAGGCTCGGctttgattaataataattatatcaaTCAAAGACTAGGGCCTTGGGGCTCTTGGGATCGGGAGAAATTTAATTCTTGGGATCTGGAGAAATTTAActaagacacccaaacgaaAATAAGTAATTTAATGGtatcctttattttcttttaaatattttaccctGATTTTCGTTTATCGATAAGAGTAGTTACCCAGAATAATTACCCGTACAAAAAATACAcatattttaaacaaaagtTTCAATAAGCTACACAAAATcaacgtattatacaaataattctcacctattattgaataaaaataatatatattcaaatattGTAAAGTGACCAATTTTTAAGTTGTAAAGGgatccctttttttatttgtattttaaagaaaaattttatttttcggatttttttttcaaaaatagtatagccgtgcggcggtgctctcttttttctaatttttaaaaaatagtatagccgagcggctatacttattttgacCCGTGGGCACCTAACCGCAAGGGGGTCTTTTTTAATgtgtataaatagtatagccgcacggctacactcattatttgattttttttgtaaaaatagtatagccggtcggctgtaCGCcgtttttcatctttttattttataaatagcATAGCCGGTCCGCTATACTCGcttttccctaatttttttcaaaatagtatagccaggcggctatacgtattttgacacgtgggcacTTAACCGCAATAGGGTCTTTTTTAACgtgtataaatagtatagccgcacggctatactcaattttttttttttgtaaaaattgtatagccggtcggctgtaCTCggattttccttattttttatatataaaaaaattataaaaaaattataaaaaaattcttcagTTAGCCTATCCCACCCCAATCGccctctccctccctctccccACCAACCCCAACCTTCTCCTTTGGCGAAATCCCAACAGTCAACACCATGACCTTACAAACAATTAACTCTCATTCTTTAACCAAAGAAAAACTCTTCTTCTACTGCCAACGAAAAAAACACTCCCCTTCCTAtcacccacaaaaaaaaaaaaaaacacattgaTTGCTCTATCTAttccaaaaaatgaaaacacatttgctttattttatttttaatttcaaagaCTGCAAGAGAGGTGttatttgagtttgaaattaaaaggaaagaaggagacaaaggaagaaaaggaaatggcCATGGATTTCTGTCAGTTTTAGAGTTTCCCAAAAGCTCAAAGTTGATGTAATTATGGGACTACTTGAGCTTCAGAgttagagaagaaagaaaaacaattggATTATGTgtgattgaaaataaaattagggtTATGAGTTTGTAAGTTTAGATTTTCTTATGGTTCCTAATTTCTGAAGAACACAGGGAGAGAAAGATGTtcactttgttttctttggtggGTTGGGTATGAAGATGGGTGTGGATTtcgaacaaaaagaaaaagaaaaagaaaatatgggtTGGGGTGCATGTGAGAGAGACTGAGGGAGTTGTTCTCATTAGTCATTTTACAAAGgggtaaatttgtctttaaaattttgaaaataagatGGGTAGGAAAATAAGACAGATAGATGGAAATAGCAGGACTCTAACTTTTAAATTGTAAAGGGGTcccttttaaataataataataataatttttttaaaaaaaatagtaccgCCACACGATTGTACTctatttttttcctaatttaaaaaaaaaatagtatagccggtcggcgaTACTTATTTTGACACTTGAGCACCTAATCGCAAGGGGTTCCTTTTTTTAAGTGTATATATAGTAtggccgcacggctatacctggggttttttttgtaaaagtagtatagccggtcggctgtaCTCAGTTTTtcctaactttttttttaataaatagtatagccgggcagctatacttattttgacaCTTGGGCGTCTAATCGCAAGCGGGTCCACTTTTTTACGTgtacaaatagtatagccgcacggccatactcggtttttttaaaaataaaaaataaaaaattctagcTGGTCTCCTGTACtcggttttttcttctttttttttaaaaaaacctctctcgACGAAAGATACCTCTGCCGACGAAATTTGTTGGGAAAGGTCTCCGGCAAATTTTGCCGGGATAGACATGTGCCGACGAACTTTCGTCGGAAGagatttttagaaaaaataaatataaacttagtatgtttaggttaattaatttttttaattttaatttttattaattaaatattatctttgccttattttcattattatttctttagtgaataattagtattaaatattttaattaacttcatgaattatattactcaataaatagtaattcaaattttctatttttagagTATAgtcgcacggctatactcattaaatacatattgcatcaacaataaaaataaggaTTTCTATGTAGGCTTATCTTTTGAGGTGCccttttttgtgaaaaccccaCATTAAAAATCCACACTCCTATAAAGGTGTTCATAAACAAAGTACTATGATGGTTTGGTAAGTGTGGTTAATTACCCATACAAAGAAtttagcactttcacgtttaatagtgtacatgtacgtacgtatttttcatgtttaatacatgtatttttaaaaaagtttcaataagacacacaaaattaacgtattatacaaataattttcacctattattgaataaaaatattatatattaaaatattatatagtgacctaacttttaagttttaaagaggtccttttttttagttaaaaaaaagtatttttctgatttttttttttacaaaagtttttcctttatttcccGTTTTTTCTAAATGTCCATCTTAGCAGTTCACAcgctataaaagaaaaaaaagaaactactAAAATGGACGTCTAGAAAAATACGGGCGATAAAGGaaaacttttaagacgacgatTTATCACACATGCgcgattaaaatatgaaactgtTGAAATGGAcatctatataaatacaattgcaaaaaaatatttacgaAACTTTATAAGTTGCGCGTAGTGCGtgtgatttaaaaaaagactCTCGCCTAAGCAAAAGTGTGTGCATGGAggctaatatatatatatatatatatatagtacaaCCATTCAACTATacctgattttatttttttaatttgttaaaaaaaagtatagccgcggctatactctgttttatTAATGTCTCTAAGAAAGTAGTGTAGTTGCTAAAGTCATTCTAGATTATGTTTACACTATTGTTTGGGGTCTTTCCAAGAATGCTTCTGTTGGGGTCTTTTCCGTCGGAAGGCTCATCCGGGCTTGTTGATTCTTGGACCGTCATAGAGTGGTGAATCAAGCCTTCATTGTCCCTTTCTGAGTTAGCAAGAAATAGGCCTAAAGTATCCCGAGGGAGAAGCAAGTCCTAGGGGagtactttgttcttctttcaGCGACTGCGTGCTTTGTATGGATGTTTTCAGCCGCTTGACGAAGAGTAGAAGATGGTGCATTGATGTTAAACAGACTTGGCATGAGAGTTTGCTTTGTGAATTAAGATACTACTAGACTTGGCATAAGATGTTAGGTGTTTTAGATATGGGATTGAGcttttttgagagagagagagagagaaagagagagaaagagagagagagagagagagagagagagaaagagagagagagagagagagagagagagagagagagagagagagagagaagatgggtggcttgagtagatttccagcagcttgacgaaagcttTGTCAGGCTCTTGGGTGGCTTaccagaagagaaaaaaagggaagaaatagAATAATAGAGCTTGAAATAGAAAGTTTCCAGAGGTGAGTGGtgatgcttgctctctctgGATGTGTTTATGGGAGGGAGAGGAAGAATATGGAAGAACACGCCTTGAGATTGAAGCTTCCAGCAATGAGTAAGGGTGTTGCTTGCTTTGGCTGAGTTGAAGATGACTTGCTGACGTTGATATGAGATTATATGAGCTTAGCATGAGAGCTTAGAGTGTGGGAGCTAAAGACCcacaagtttagcaaatgagaatgtTTGTGCTTAGGTTGGTGTTTGATATGCTTGAGTTTGGGTGTTAGGAATTTATTGTTTAAAGTTATGGCTATGGTGGTTTGATTGTTTGGCTGTGATGGTTGTTGGGATGCTTATAGCAGTCAAATGAATGGGGTTTCAAAGAGCATGGCTaaggaaagaaaaacttaAGACTTTGAAGGGTATGGTGTTTATGACAATGATTCTAGAGAAATTTATGAGTTTTAGAGGTGGAAGGATAAAAGGAAAAGCTTGAGGCTTGAAAGCTATAGTGTTTATAGCTTGGATGGGTATGAGAATGAAGGAAAAGCTTGGAGTTATGGTTTGTGAGTCTTTATAGGGACAATGGAGGATTTCAATGACAggaaaatagaagaaatggTTGTGATAGCTGAGAAATAGCTGGGATGGCAGCTGGAATGCTTGCAGTGGCTGAATGGAGGAAAGAAAGTGGTCTGGTGGTTGTTGAATGGGGTTGATGGCTAGGTGAAGCTAGGTACTATAAACTAATTATTTCCTATGGGTAAAAGGAAGCACTGGAGACTGTTTGTTTCCAGTGGGTAATAGGAAGTGCTCGAAAAGGCTTGTTTCCAACGGGTAAATCTAGGCATTTGGAAAATAACTATTTCCTATGGGTAAAAGGAAGTGCTTGAAAAATATCTCATTTGCTCACCCACATTGGAGAACTCTAAGTAATGGACTTGgactttggtgctcccaagtagctagCCCAAAGTCTCCATTATCTAAGAGCTTCTGTGGGCCTTGTGGACCTCCGTAACCTTCCATATCACCACCCATCATTCAAGCCCCATAAACCACATGACTTGAGTTCATGTGAGCTTGATAGGTGATTGGcatgagaaaaatgtattattagtttggcatggcatgtgcactatttctaatttatttaatgaattaaatcTCAAAATGCAACTTGGATTAACACATGACCGACATTATTTGTTATATTGGGCTTTAAATGTCTTTGGGCTTCCCGTGACTTCTTGGGCCTCAACAGCTTCTTAAGGAGGTAGCCAttcttttgtcttctttgTTGATGAGTTCTCTAGAAGAGTATGGTTGTGCAACATGAAGCATAAGTATGAAGTCTTGAAGATATTCATGAAGTGGAAGAAGATGATTCAAACTCAAAGTGGTTCAAAAGATCAAGACTCTTAGATCAAACAATGGCGATGAGTGTAGGTCTGATCCTTTCTTGAAAGTTTGTCAAGATAAGGGTATTGTGAGACACTTCATGGTTAGGGAGACACCGCAACAGAATAGGGTGGCGAAACCTATGAATTATACTTTGCTTGAGAAAGTGCAATGTATGTTGTCTAATGCTAGTGTGGGCAAAGCGTTTTGGGATGATGCAATTACTTATGCAAGTCATCTCATTAATCGATTGCGTGTTGCAGCGAAAGAGGGCAAAACGCCTATGGATATATGGTCTTGTAAACCTTGTACTGATtataaatatttgcatatattTGGTTGTCCTACTTACTTTCATGTCAGGGAAAGCAAGTTGGATCCGAGAGCAAAGACAACTCTATTTATGAGCTTTAGCACTGGCGTGAAAGGATACAGATTTTTGTGTTCAAATGTGAAGAAATTTGTTGTGAGCAGAGATGTAACTTTTGATGAGACTACTATGGTTAATCAGAACAAGAATGGAAGTGAAAGTGATGCGACCAAGACCACAAGTGGTTCAAAGTATGTGGAGTTACTGAAAACTCTAGTTGTTCCAATGAAGTCTGATGATTCAGACACTAGTCCTACAATTGATTCTGAAGATGAGGATGAGAGAAATGAAGAGGAGGCATCTATCCAAGAGCCTTCACAGTAACAAGATTCTATTGCAACTACTATACCCAAAAAAGTGATTCGAAAGCCTACTCAGTATAATGATATTGTGGCATATGCACTTCCAGTTATTAAAGATGACATTCCTTCCACCTAAAGAAGCAAACAGAAGTTCAGAGAGTGTGGAGTGGAAGAAGTCTATGGATGAGGAGATGAAATCGCTTCATAAGATTGAAACTTGGGAACTTGTTCAGTTACCAAGGGGAAATAAAGCAATTGGATGCAAATGGGTTTATCCAAGAAGATGGAATCTTTGGGTAAAGGAAATGTAAGATTCAAAGCTAGATTGGTAGCAAAGGACTATGCTCAGAAGAAAGGCATTGATTACAACGTGGTATTCTCTCATGTTGTAAAGCCTTCCTCTATTCGTAATTTGTTGGCTTTGTGCAGTTTGACCTTGAGTTGGTTCAACTTGATGTCAAGACAACATTCTTACATGGTGATTTAGAAGAAGAGATTTATATGTCTTAGCTACAAGGTTTTGGTGttgttggaaaagaaaattaggttTGCAAATTGCGAAAATCATTGTATGGTTTGAAGCAGTTTTCAAAACAATGGTACAAGTGATTTGATCGGCTCATGGGCCAAGGTACACAAGGAGTCAATATGACCATTGTGTCTATTTTCGCAAGCTACAAGATGGAACCTTCATCTACTTGcttttatatgttgatgatatgctTATAGCATGTAAAAGCAAAGTGgagattgaaaatttgaagaatcAGTTGAGtaatgaatttgagatgaaggacttGGGAGAAGCTCGGAAGATACTTGGAATGGAAATTGAACAAACCAAAGGGTCATTTCTCGATTTATGCATGTCATCcttatcatttcaattttatcgaATCTTTACTTTGAACTagtaaattttcatttgtaaaGACCAGCAACTGatttttgctttatttatttagaatcaaatcaaatggAAACATTACAATTTATCATAGCCTTAGGTGCAAGCCAAAGCAGCTCTGGCTTGAcagacaagaaaaagaaaaggaaaaatgacaGCCACACCAATTTAATGACAGAGAAAGCACACGCAGTATATTTCATTTAAGGTTTTAGTTGTAGGCATCTGGGTTGGCCACAAGGTAGTTCTCAATAAGCTTGAACAGATCAGTGGCCTTCTCTTTGCCAGCCTTAACATCCTCTTCCTTGATCTCAACATCACCTGTGGTGTGGTAGTTGCTGCTGCTCTTTATGATGGAACCTCCATCAGCAGATGCCACCAACTTAATCTCATAACTGATTTTCTCAACCTTGTCTGAAAGAGCATCTCCTTCAACCAAACTGTAGCTGTACACAAAGTTATCTTTGTCAAGCCCGTCGATCCGGTGCTTCACATAGCTGTAATGACTTCCTGTAAAATGAGGATTATAATTAGACATTAAGAGATTAATGCTTTCAAGATTTATGTTATTAATTAAGCAAACAATTTGGAAGAGGAAATGGCAGAAACCAACCTTCACCAAAGCTAATCTTCTTGATGGTTCCAACACCTCCATCTCCTTCAACAATTTCAGCACTTTTAACTGATTGGGGAGCAATCTTGGGGATGAGGGTGTCAGCTTCAAGAA
This window encodes:
- the LOC18790056 gene encoding major allergen Pru ar 1, which produces MGVFTYATEFTSVVPPARLFKALVLDADNLVPKIAPQAIKSAEIVEGDGGVGTIKKTSFGEGSEYSYVKHQVDALDKDNFVYNYSLIEGDALSDKIEKISYEIKLVASADGGSVIKNTSSYHTKGDVEIKEEHVKAGKEKAHALFKIIETYLVANPDAYN
- the LOC18790058 gene encoding major allergen Pru ar 1; translation: MGVFTYTDESTSVIPPPRLFKALVLEADTLIPKIAPQSVKSAEIVEGDGGVGTIKKISFGEGSHYSYVKHRIDGLDKDNFVYSYSLVEGDALSDKVEKISYEIKLVASADGGSIIKSSSNYHTTGDVEIKEEDVKAGKEKATDLFKLIENYLVANPDAYN